The Dokdonella koreensis DS-123 genome has a segment encoding these proteins:
- the tadA gene encoding tRNA adenosine(34) deaminase TadA, with protein MQQALACARDAQQRLGEVPVGAVLVIGDEVIGEGCNRSITDHDPTAHAEIVALRAAGARLGNYRLPGATLYVTLEPCVMCSGAIIHARVGRVVYAATDPKTGAAGSVFDTLTSDRHNHRVAVRGGVLADESAALLRAFFGARRLAATGCGYMPE; from the coding sequence ATGCAGCAGGCGCTGGCCTGCGCGCGCGACGCGCAGCAGCGGTTGGGCGAGGTGCCGGTCGGTGCCGTGCTGGTGATCGGGGACGAGGTGATCGGCGAAGGCTGCAACCGCAGCATCACCGACCACGACCCCACCGCGCACGCCGAGATCGTCGCGCTGCGCGCCGCCGGTGCGCGGCTCGGCAACTACCGCCTGCCGGGCGCCACGCTGTACGTGACGCTGGAGCCGTGCGTGATGTGCTCGGGCGCGATCATCCACGCTCGTGTCGGGCGTGTCGTCTACGCGGCGACCGATCCGAAGACCGGCGCGGCGGGCAGCGTATTCGACACGCTGACCAGCGACCGCCACAACCACCGCGTGGCGGTACGCGGCGGCGTCTTGGCGGACGAGTCGGCGGCGCTGCTGCGGGCGTTCTTCGGCGCGCGCCGGCTGGCCGCCACCGGGTGCGGCTACATGCCCGAGTAG
- a CDS encoding electron transfer flavoprotein-ubiquinone oxidoreductase yields the protein MNHDDLLAKYGPRESMDYDIVVVGAGPGGLACAIRLKQLAAAAGRELSVCVLEKGSEPGAHILSGAIMDPRALTELFPDWKARGAPLNQPVTEDRILFLGRRRAVATPKPFIPDSLDNHGNYIVSLGNVVRWLAREAEAAGVEIFPGFAAAEVLYDGDGAVRGVATGNLGLGKDGEPTDQFQLGMELNAKYVIFAEGSRGQLGRELIARFKLDEGRDPQSYGIGIKELWQVDAAKAQPGLVIHTAGWPLRADTYGGSFLYHMEDGKVAVGFVVGLDYKNPWLSPFEEFQRFKTHPAIRSHLEGGKRIGYGARSITAGGIVSLPRTVFPGGALIGCEAGYLNASRIKGSHAAIKTGMLAAEAAFEAVAAGRAQDVLTAYPAAFERSWLHAELMASKNFKQWFKKGLALATLMNGIEQWLLPKLGIRTPPWTLRRDRPDHACLEPADRHARIDYPKPDGVLTFDRLSSVFLSSTNHEEDQPSHLTLKDPAVPVAINLATYAGPEARYCPAAVYEFVPAAGGGERLQINAQNCVHCKTCDIKDPTQNIVWVAPQGGGGPNYSGM from the coding sequence ATGAACCACGATGATCTGCTAGCGAAGTACGGCCCCCGCGAATCGATGGACTACGACATCGTCGTGGTCGGTGCCGGCCCCGGCGGCCTGGCCTGTGCGATCCGGCTCAAGCAACTGGCCGCCGCGGCCGGGCGCGAGCTGTCGGTCTGCGTACTGGAGAAAGGCTCCGAACCCGGCGCCCACATCCTGTCCGGCGCGATCATGGATCCGCGCGCGCTGACCGAGCTGTTCCCGGACTGGAAGGCGCGCGGCGCGCCGCTGAACCAGCCGGTGACCGAGGACCGGATCCTGTTCCTGGGCCGCCGGCGCGCTGTCGCCACGCCCAAGCCGTTCATCCCCGACAGCCTCGACAACCACGGCAACTACATCGTCAGCCTCGGCAACGTCGTGCGCTGGCTGGCGCGCGAGGCCGAGGCCGCGGGCGTGGAGATCTTCCCGGGCTTCGCCGCCGCCGAGGTGCTCTACGACGGCGACGGCGCCGTCCGCGGCGTCGCCACCGGCAACCTCGGGCTCGGCAAGGACGGCGAGCCGACCGACCAGTTCCAGCTCGGCATGGAGCTCAACGCCAAGTACGTGATCTTCGCCGAAGGCTCGCGCGGCCAGCTCGGCCGCGAACTGATCGCGCGCTTCAAGCTGGACGAGGGGCGTGACCCGCAGAGCTACGGCATCGGCATCAAGGAGCTGTGGCAGGTCGATGCGGCCAAGGCGCAGCCGGGCCTGGTCATCCATACCGCCGGCTGGCCGCTGCGGGCCGATACCTACGGCGGCTCGTTCCTGTACCACATGGAGGACGGCAAGGTCGCCGTCGGCTTCGTCGTCGGCCTGGACTACAAGAATCCCTGGCTGAGCCCGTTCGAGGAATTCCAGCGGTTCAAGACGCATCCGGCGATCCGCAGCCACCTGGAAGGCGGCAAGCGCATCGGCTACGGCGCACGCTCGATCACCGCCGGCGGCATCGTGTCGCTGCCCAGGACGGTGTTCCCGGGCGGCGCGCTGATCGGCTGCGAGGCCGGTTATCTCAACGCCAGCCGGATCAAGGGCAGCCACGCGGCGATCAAGACCGGCATGCTGGCCGCCGAAGCGGCGTTCGAGGCGGTCGCCGCCGGCCGCGCGCAGGACGTGCTGACCGCCTATCCGGCCGCCTTCGAGCGCAGCTGGCTGCATGCCGAGCTGATGGCCTCGAAGAACTTCAAGCAGTGGTTCAAGAAGGGACTGGCGCTGGCCACGCTGATGAACGGCATCGAGCAATGGCTGCTGCCCAAGCTCGGCATCCGCACGCCGCCGTGGACGCTGCGGCGGGACCGGCCCGACCACGCCTGCCTGGAACCGGCCGACCGCCATGCGCGCATCGACTACCCCAAGCCCGACGGCGTGCTGACCTTCGACCGCCTCAGCTCGGTGTTCCTCAGCAGCACCAACCACGAGGAAGACCAGCCGAGCCATCTGACGCTCAAGGACCCCGCCGTCCCGGTGGCGATCAACCTGGCGACCTACGCCGGCCCCGAGGCCCGCTACTGCCCGGCCGCCGTCTACGAGTTCGTCCCCGCCGCCGGCGGCGGCGAGCGGCTGCAGATCAACGCGCAGAACTGCGTCCACTGCAAGACCTGCGACATCAAGGACCCGACGCAGAACATCGTCTGGGTCGCCCCGCAGGGCGGCGGCGGGCCCAACTACTCGGGCATGTAG
- a CDS encoding phosphoribosylaminoimidazolesuccinocarboxamide synthase: MPTILHQSNLPELTLLHRGKVRDVYALSPEELLIVASDRLSAFDVVLPDPIPGKGEILTQLSNFWFAKTAALMPNHLTGKPVAPVLPAGVEAGLYAKRSVIARRLKPLPVEAIARGYLIGSGWKDYQAGGTVCGIRLPAGLRQADRLPEPIFTPSTKAKLGDHDENVSFDHIVATIGADLAEQVRAATLNLYRYAAAYAAERGIVIADTKFEFGTDAEGRLFVMDEMLTPDSSRFWPADQYQPGSSPPSYDKQYVRDYLETLDWNKRAPGPILPRAIIEGTAARYAEALQKLAGVVLD; the protein is encoded by the coding sequence GTGCCGACCATCCTGCACCAGTCGAACCTGCCCGAGCTCACCCTGCTCCATCGCGGCAAGGTTCGCGACGTCTACGCCCTGTCGCCCGAAGAACTGCTGATCGTCGCCAGCGACAGGCTGAGTGCGTTCGATGTCGTGCTGCCCGATCCGATTCCCGGCAAGGGCGAGATCCTGACCCAGCTGTCGAACTTCTGGTTCGCCAAGACCGCTGCGCTGATGCCCAACCACCTGACCGGCAAGCCGGTGGCGCCGGTATTGCCGGCGGGCGTGGAGGCGGGCCTCTACGCGAAGCGCAGCGTCATCGCGCGGCGCCTGAAGCCGCTGCCGGTCGAGGCGATCGCGCGCGGCTACCTGATCGGCTCGGGCTGGAAGGACTACCAGGCCGGCGGGACGGTGTGCGGCATCCGCCTGCCGGCGGGCCTGCGCCAGGCCGACCGCCTGCCGGAGCCGATCTTCACCCCGTCGACCAAGGCCAAGCTCGGCGACCACGACGAGAACGTCAGCTTCGATCACATCGTCGCGACCATCGGCGCCGACCTCGCCGAGCAGGTGCGGGCCGCGACCTTGAACCTCTATCGGTATGCGGCCGCCTATGCCGCCGAGCGCGGCATCGTGATCGCCGACACCAAGTTCGAGTTCGGCACCGACGCCGAAGGCCGCCTGTTCGTCATGGACGAGATGCTGACGCCGGACTCCTCGCGCTTCTGGCCGGCCGACCAGTACCAGCCCGGCAGCAGCCCGCCGAGCTACGACAAGCAGTACGTGCGCGACTACCTGGAGACGCTGGACTGGAACAAGCGCGCGCCCGGCCCGATCCTGCCGCGCGCGATCATCGAGGGCACGGCCGCGCGCTACGCCGAAGCACTGCAGAAGCTGGCCGGCGTCGTCCTCGACTGA
- the djlA gene encoding co-chaperone DjlA — MMKITGKILGACIGLLVTRSSWGLLAGLFLGHLWDMGLFRSRPPVRTASFLNPLFAFAGAVSKSDGRVSEAEIRAAEALMTRMQLDNDQRQSAVESFNRGKQPQFDIQYAITELRAWASGRRDLGFLLLDMLLDIVHADGPLSTPKLVLVRRLGSALGISDNEFNALSAMKGYGRPGADPGAGSRGAGAGGARPRSQGGDPYAILGLQRSASDREIKTAWRRLMSQHHPDKLGAVPDELKRRAEQRAREINAAYEQIKNERGQ; from the coding sequence ATGATGAAGATCACCGGCAAGATCCTGGGCGCCTGCATCGGCCTGCTGGTCACCCGCAGCAGCTGGGGATTGCTCGCCGGCCTGTTCCTGGGCCACCTGTGGGACATGGGACTGTTCCGGTCGCGCCCGCCGGTCCGGACGGCCTCGTTCCTGAATCCGCTGTTCGCCTTCGCGGGCGCGGTGTCCAAGTCCGACGGCCGCGTTTCCGAGGCGGAGATCCGCGCCGCCGAGGCACTGATGACGCGCATGCAGCTCGACAACGACCAGCGCCAGTCGGCGGTCGAGAGCTTCAACCGCGGCAAGCAGCCGCAGTTCGACATCCAGTACGCGATCACCGAGCTGCGCGCCTGGGCCAGCGGGCGGCGCGACCTGGGTTTCCTGCTGCTGGACATGCTGCTGGACATCGTCCACGCCGACGGTCCCCTGTCCACGCCGAAGCTGGTGCTGGTGCGCCGGCTGGGCAGCGCGCTCGGCATCAGCGACAACGAATTCAATGCCCTGTCGGCGATGAAGGGCTACGGCCGTCCGGGCGCGGACCCCGGTGCCGGTTCCCGCGGCGCCGGCGCCGGTGGCGCGCGCCCGCGATCGCAGGGCGGCGATCCGTATGCGATCCTCGGGCTGCAGCGCAGCGCGAGCGACCGCGAGATCAAGACGGCCTGGCGGCGGCTGATGAGCCAGCACCACCCGGACAAGCTCGGCGCCGTGCCGGACGAGCTCAAGCGGCGCGCCGAGCAGCGCGCGCGCGAGATCAACGCGGCCTACGAACAGATCAAGAACGAACGCGGTCAATGA
- the rpe gene encoding ribulose-phosphate 3-epimerase has protein sequence MAKQPCIIAPSILSADFARLGEEVDRVLAAGADWVHFDVMDNHYVPNLTIGPLVCEALRKHGITAPIDVHLMVKPVDRIIPDFAKAGATLISFHPEASEHIDRTIQLIKASGCQAGLVFNPATPLAYLDHVLDQLDLVLIMSVNPGFGGQSFIPSALDKLRSVRERIDRSGRPVRLEIDGGVKADNIAAIAAAGADTFVAGSAIFGQADYAGVIAAMRQAVAAV, from the coding sequence ATGGCAAAGCAACCCTGCATCATCGCTCCCTCGATCCTCTCGGCCGATTTCGCCCGCCTCGGCGAGGAGGTCGATCGCGTGCTGGCGGCCGGTGCCGACTGGGTGCATTTCGACGTGATGGACAACCACTACGTGCCGAACCTGACGATCGGGCCGCTGGTCTGCGAGGCGCTGCGCAAGCACGGCATCACCGCCCCGATCGACGTGCACCTGATGGTCAAGCCGGTCGACCGCATCATTCCCGATTTCGCCAAGGCCGGTGCGACGCTGATCAGCTTCCACCCGGAGGCCAGCGAGCACATCGACCGTACGATCCAGCTGATCAAGGCCTCCGGCTGCCAGGCCGGCCTGGTCTTCAATCCGGCCACGCCGCTCGCCTATCTGGACCACGTGCTCGACCAGCTGGACCTGGTCCTGATCATGTCGGTCAACCCCGGCTTCGGTGGCCAGAGCTTCATTCCATCGGCGCTGGACAAGCTGCGCAGCGTGCGCGAGCGCATCGACCGCAGCGGCCGGCCGGTCCGGCTGGAGATCGACGGCGGCGTCAAGGCCGACAACATCGCGGCGATCGCCGCGGCCGGCGCGGACACCTTCGTCGCCGGTTCGGCGATCTTCGGCCAGGCCGACTACGCCGGTGTCATCGCCGCGATGCGCCAGGCCGTCGCCGCGGTCTAG
- the pdsR gene encoding proteobacterial dedicated sortase system response regulator: MPRHVAIVEDEPLIRANYVEAVGRIGYEVRGYGSRPEAETAFAQRLPELVIIDIGLGDEPEGGFELCRSLRVRSPTLPIIFLTARDSDFDVISGLRLGADDYLAKDVSFHQLAARISALFRRMDALRRPAESDSILEQGALRIESERMRISWNGQDVPLTVTEFWMVHTLVRFPGHVKSRDQLMRDAQVVVDDATITSHIKRIRKKFVAIDPAFDAIDTVHGAGYRWRS; encoded by the coding sequence ATGCCACGCCACGTCGCCATCGTCGAAGACGAGCCCCTCATCCGCGCCAACTACGTCGAGGCGGTCGGCCGCATCGGCTACGAGGTGCGCGGCTACGGATCACGGCCCGAAGCCGAGACGGCCTTCGCCCAGCGCCTGCCGGAGCTGGTCATCATCGACATCGGCCTCGGCGACGAGCCGGAAGGCGGCTTCGAGCTGTGCCGCTCGCTGCGCGTGCGCTCGCCGACGCTGCCGATCATCTTCCTGACCGCCCGCGATTCGGATTTCGACGTGATCTCCGGCCTGCGGCTGGGCGCGGACGACTACCTGGCCAAGGACGTCTCGTTCCACCAGCTCGCCGCGCGCATCAGCGCGCTGTTCCGGCGCATGGATGCGCTGCGCCGGCCGGCCGAGAGCGACAGCATCCTCGAGCAGGGGGCGTTGCGGATCGAGTCCGAGCGCATGCGCATCAGCTGGAACGGCCAGGACGTGCCGCTGACCGTCACCGAGTTCTGGATGGTGCACACGCTCGTGCGCTTCCCCGGGCACGTCAAGAGCCGCGACCAGTTGATGCGCGATGCCCAGGTCGTCGTTGACGACGCCACCATCACGTCCCACATCAAGCGCATCCGCAAGAAGTTCGTCGCGATCGATCCCGCATTCGACGCGATCGACACCGTGCACGGCGCCGGCTACCGGTGGCGCAGCTAG
- a CDS encoding ATP-binding protein, which yields MSLRFKLLIVALSTLVLPWVGWQFVRQTEGLLRQGQEQTLRASAEAVVKAVDALGVAAPVEGPVFPVFRARQPMVVDGYADDWDGLLAYRQPAGSGEQARAQVLLAEDAGWLHLLVEVRDGTRARVDARDRRVATSDHVVLELQRGPEQARYRLASAAPGEFDAPAGQPVRELPDHIAGQWQEDGSSYRVELRLPRAILPDRIAVAMHDSAAPGQPDAPLRRLVRYDADAARVLAQLAPDRTQARLVTPEGWLTAEGGGLVAEAADAREDEGWFGGLIYRGLIAPALTGSRALDDAAPRLDVPEVRAAAGGQPSLSWRPGARPGEVVLAAAVPRRQGDRVTGVLVLEQASRALPLLANRALTELMVASAIALAVAGGVLVLFGAVLSFRIRRLRNAAEQAVGSGGRLAGPLPLVDSRDELGDLARSFGKLLQEVDAYTDYLRTLASKLSHELNTPLAIVKSSLDNLDQHPLGDGARAYLARARDGAERLGTIVRAMSESHRIERAIASAEAEDFDLDGLVAGCAAGYRALAGTRTIRLQVPEGAFPFHGAPELIAQALDKLFDNARSFTPEDGWIGLYLAREGEDAVLTVANSGSRLPEALQERLFDTLVSVRERSSRGAGETPHLGLGLYVVRLVADLHRGQASARNRAEGDGVEFVLRLKGMPRRRLAAGD from the coding sequence ATGTCCCTGCGCTTCAAGCTGCTGATCGTCGCGCTGTCGACCCTGGTCCTGCCGTGGGTCGGCTGGCAGTTCGTGCGCCAGACCGAAGGGCTGCTGCGGCAAGGCCAGGAACAGACCCTGCGTGCGTCGGCCGAGGCGGTGGTCAAGGCGGTCGACGCGCTCGGCGTCGCCGCTCCGGTCGAAGGTCCGGTGTTCCCGGTCTTCCGGGCGAGGCAGCCGATGGTGGTCGACGGCTACGCCGACGACTGGGACGGCTTGCTGGCCTATCGGCAGCCGGCCGGCAGCGGCGAGCAGGCGAGGGCCCAGGTGCTGCTGGCCGAGGACGCCGGCTGGCTCCATCTGCTGGTCGAGGTCCGTGACGGCACGCGCGCGCGCGTGGACGCTCGCGACCGGCGCGTGGCGACCAGCGATCACGTCGTGCTCGAGCTGCAGCGCGGGCCGGAGCAGGCGCGCTACCGGCTGGCCAGTGCCGCCCCCGGCGAATTCGACGCGCCCGCCGGGCAGCCGGTGCGTGAACTGCCCGACCACATCGCCGGGCAGTGGCAGGAGGATGGGTCTTCGTACCGCGTCGAGCTGCGGTTGCCGCGCGCGATCCTGCCCGATCGCATCGCCGTGGCCATGCACGATTCGGCGGCACCCGGCCAGCCGGACGCGCCGTTGCGCCGCCTGGTCCGCTACGACGCCGACGCCGCGCGCGTGCTCGCGCAACTGGCGCCGGACCGGACGCAGGCGCGCCTGGTCACGCCGGAGGGCTGGCTGACGGCCGAAGGCGGCGGCCTGGTCGCCGAAGCCGCGGACGCGCGCGAGGACGAGGGCTGGTTCGGCGGATTGATCTACCGCGGCCTGATCGCGCCGGCACTGACCGGTTCGCGCGCCTTGGACGACGCGGCACCGCGACTGGACGTGCCCGAAGTGCGCGCCGCTGCCGGCGGCCAGCCGAGCCTGAGCTGGCGGCCCGGCGCGCGCCCGGGCGAGGTGGTGCTGGCCGCGGCGGTGCCGCGCCGGCAGGGCGACCGCGTCACCGGGGTCCTGGTACTGGAGCAGGCCAGTCGCGCGCTGCCGCTGCTGGCCAATCGCGCCTTGACGGAGCTGATGGTCGCCAGCGCCATCGCCCTGGCCGTGGCCGGCGGCGTCCTGGTGCTGTTCGGCGCGGTGCTCTCGTTCCGGATCCGGCGCTTGCGCAACGCCGCCGAGCAGGCCGTCGGCAGCGGCGGGCGCCTGGCCGGCCCGTTGCCGCTGGTCGATTCGCGCGACGAGCTGGGCGACCTGGCGCGCAGCTTCGGCAAGCTGCTGCAGGAGGTGGATGCATACACCGACTACCTGCGTACGCTCGCCTCCAAGCTCTCGCACGAGCTCAACACGCCGCTGGCGATCGTCAAGTCTTCGCTCGACAACCTCGACCAGCATCCGCTCGGTGACGGCGCGCGTGCCTACCTGGCGCGGGCACGCGACGGCGCCGAGCGCCTGGGGACGATCGTGCGTGCGATGAGCGAGTCGCACCGGATCGAGCGTGCGATCGCCTCGGCCGAAGCCGAGGATTTCGACCTGGACGGCCTGGTCGCCGGGTGCGCGGCCGGCTATCGCGCGCTGGCCGGCACGCGCACGATCCGCCTGCAGGTGCCGGAAGGTGCGTTCCCGTTCCACGGCGCGCCGGAGCTGATCGCCCAGGCGCTCGACAAGTTGTTCGACAACGCGCGCTCGTTCACGCCGGAGGACGGCTGGATCGGCCTGTACCTGGCGCGCGAGGGCGAGGACGCCGTGCTGACCGTCGCCAACAGCGGCTCGCGCCTGCCCGAAGCGTTGCAGGAGCGCCTGTTCGACACCCTGGTCAGCGTACGCGAGCGCAGCAGCCGCGGTGCCGGCGAGACGCCGCACCTGGGGCTGGGCCTGTACGTCGTGCGGCTGGTCGCCGATCTGCACCGCGGCCAGGCCTCGGCGCGCAATCGCGCGGAGGGCGACGGCGTCGAGTTCGTCCTGCGGCTCAAGGGCATGCCGCGCCGGCGGCTGGCTGCTGGCGACTGA
- the trpE gene encoding anthranilate synthase component I, translated as MISQDQFDALAAQGYNRIPVVREVLSDLDTPLSVYLKLADGPYAYLFESVEGGETWGRHSIIGLPCRRVYSLRGHRLDVEDLGEVVETRELADPLAEIEALRAQYRVPQLPGLPAFSGGLVGYFGFETIGWIEPRLAGDDKPDQLGTPDALLMLSEEVAVFDNLKGRLYLIVHADPAQPQAYARARRRLDELAFRLRHAGAAYPEMLDPKPLDEADFVSGFTREGFEAAVRRAQEYIRAGDIFQVVLSQRLSVPFRARPVDVYRALRSMNPSPYMYFIDLGATKIVGSSPEILVRQQHGKVVLRPIAGTRPRGATVEEDLALEQELLADPKERAEHLMLIDLGRNDVGRVSKTGTVRLTDSFVVERYSHVMHIVSQVEGELGENLGYMDVLKAAFPAGTVSGAPKIRALEVIRELEPVKRNIYAGAIGYIGWWGDADTAIAIRTAVIQDGRLHVQAGAGIVFDSDPAREWEETMNKGRALFRAVAQAAGGL; from the coding sequence GTGATTTCGCAGGACCAGTTCGATGCGTTGGCGGCCCAGGGCTACAACCGGATTCCCGTGGTGCGTGAGGTCCTGTCCGACCTGGACACGCCGCTTTCGGTCTATCTGAAGCTGGCGGACGGCCCGTACGCCTACCTGTTCGAATCCGTGGAGGGGGGCGAGACCTGGGGGCGCCATTCGATCATCGGCCTGCCGTGCCGGCGCGTCTATTCGCTGCGTGGCCACCGGCTCGACGTGGAGGACCTGGGCGAGGTCGTCGAGACCCGCGAGCTGGCCGACCCGCTGGCCGAGATCGAGGCGCTGCGCGCGCAGTACCGCGTGCCGCAGCTGCCCGGGCTGCCGGCGTTCAGCGGTGGCCTGGTCGGCTACTTCGGCTTCGAGACGATCGGCTGGATCGAGCCGCGGCTGGCCGGCGACGACAAGCCCGACCAGCTCGGCACCCCCGACGCGCTGCTGATGCTGAGCGAGGAAGTGGCGGTCTTCGACAATCTCAAGGGGCGGCTGTACCTGATCGTCCACGCCGACCCGGCGCAGCCGCAGGCCTACGCACGGGCGCGCAGGCGGCTGGACGAGCTGGCGTTCCGATTGCGCCACGCGGGCGCCGCCTATCCGGAAATGCTCGATCCCAAGCCGCTGGACGAGGCCGATTTCGTCTCGGGCTTCACGCGGGAAGGCTTCGAGGCGGCGGTGCGGCGCGCCCAGGAGTACATCCGTGCCGGCGACATCTTCCAGGTCGTCCTGTCGCAGCGGTTGAGCGTGCCGTTCCGGGCGCGCCCGGTCGACGTCTATCGGGCGCTGCGCTCGATGAATCCTTCGCCGTACATGTACTTCATCGACCTGGGCGCCACGAAGATCGTCGGGTCCTCGCCGGAGATCCTCGTCCGCCAGCAGCACGGCAAGGTCGTGCTGCGTCCGATCGCCGGCACACGCCCGCGCGGGGCGACCGTCGAGGAGGACCTGGCACTGGAACAGGAACTTTTGGCCGATCCGAAGGAGCGCGCCGAGCACCTGATGCTGATCGACCTGGGCCGCAACGACGTCGGGCGCGTCAGCAAGACCGGGACGGTGCGCCTCACCGACAGCTTCGTCGTCGAGCGCTACTCCCACGTCATGCACATCGTCAGCCAGGTCGAGGGCGAGCTCGGCGAGAACCTCGGCTACATGGACGTGCTGAAGGCGGCGTTCCCGGCCGGCACCGTCAGTGGCGCGCCGAAGATCCGGGCGCTGGAGGTGATCCGCGAGCTGGAGCCGGTCAAGCGCAACATCTATGCCGGGGCGATCGGCTACATCGGCTGGTGGGGCGATGCCGACACCGCGATCGCGATCCGCACCGCCGTGATCCAGGACGGCCGGCTGCACGTGCAGGCCGGTGCCGGCATCGTGTTCGACTCCGATCCCGCGCGCGAGTGGGAGGAAACCATGAACAAGGGGCGCGCGCTGTTCCGCGCGGTGGCGCAGGCGGCCGGCGGGCTCTAG
- a CDS encoding S8 family serine peptidase: protein MARCPCSVFVRGLPLALACSIGLAREPAPIDPRLLAIPQADGRIDALIELRAKAPSTLLDPAAEPPARRRAWVQALQATAAAAQAALVAWLEAHGVEHQPFWIANAVRVRADRATLEAIAARDEVASVQADFPVTARLPGPAAAAATGARGLEWGIERVRAPAAWAAGIRGAGVVVGGADTGYQWDHPALRAAYRGWNGTTVVHDHNWHDGVASAIGGAPGPCGVASPVPCDDHGHGTHTMGTMVGDDGGTNQIGVAPDAHWVACRNMDQGNGRPSTYIACTQWFLAPTDLAGNDPDPDRAPDIVNNSWGCPPVEDCVPPDILRESVENAVAGGLFFVVAAGNSGPACQTIDAPPAIYATSFVVGGSNEAGRMYGGSSRGPVPGLAVVKPDLIAPAESVRSSVPGGGYTWMTGTSMAAPHVAGVAALMLSVNPGLRGHPDRIAAILRATAVPLTTTSQVCGGIASTTFPNPVQGFGEVDAWAAVRLADTVFADGFETAR, encoded by the coding sequence ATGGCACGCTGTCCCTGTTCGGTGTTCGTGCGCGGCCTGCCGCTGGCGCTGGCCTGCAGCATCGGCCTGGCGCGGGAGCCCGCGCCGATCGATCCGCGGCTGCTCGCCATTCCGCAGGCGGACGGCCGCATCGATGCGCTGATCGAGCTGCGCGCCAAGGCACCGTCGACCCTGCTCGATCCGGCCGCGGAACCGCCGGCGCGCCGGCGGGCCTGGGTGCAGGCCTTGCAGGCGACGGCCGCCGCTGCCCAGGCCGCCCTGGTCGCCTGGCTGGAAGCGCACGGTGTCGAGCACCAGCCGTTCTGGATCGCCAACGCCGTCCGTGTCCGCGCCGATCGCGCGACGCTCGAGGCGATTGCGGCCCGCGACGAGGTGGCGAGCGTGCAGGCCGATTTTCCGGTCACGGCCCGGCTGCCCGGGCCGGCCGCAGCCGCGGCGACCGGCGCGCGCGGCCTCGAATGGGGCATCGAGCGCGTGCGTGCGCCCGCGGCCTGGGCCGCGGGGATCCGCGGCGCCGGCGTGGTCGTGGGCGGCGCCGATACCGGCTATCAGTGGGATCACCCGGCGCTGCGCGCGGCGTACCGCGGCTGGAACGGCACGACGGTGGTGCACGACCACAACTGGCACGACGGCGTCGCCAGCGCGATCGGCGGCGCTCCCGGCCCTTGCGGCGTCGCCTCGCCGGTGCCCTGCGACGACCACGGGCACGGCACCCACACGATGGGGACGATGGTCGGTGACGACGGCGGCACCAATCAGATCGGCGTGGCACCGGACGCGCACTGGGTCGCCTGCCGCAACATGGACCAGGGCAACGGGCGTCCCTCGACCTACATCGCCTGCACGCAGTGGTTCCTGGCGCCGACCGACCTGGCCGGCAACGACCCCGACCCGGATCGCGCGCCGGACATCGTGAACAACTCCTGGGGCTGTCCGCCGGTCGAGGACTGCGTACCGCCCGACATCCTGCGCGAATCGGTCGAGAACGCCGTGGCGGGCGGGCTGTTCTTCGTCGTCGCCGCCGGCAACAGCGGCCCGGCCTGCCAGACGATCGACGCGCCGCCGGCGATCTACGCGACGAGCTTCGTCGTCGGTGGCAGCAACGAGGCGGGGCGGATGTACGGCGGTTCGAGCCGGGGTCCGGTGCCGGGACTGGCCGTCGTCAAGCCGGACCTCATCGCGCCGGCCGAGTCGGTGCGCTCCAGCGTGCCCGGCGGCGGCTACACCTGGATGACCGGCACCAGCATGGCGGCGCCGCACGTTGCCGGCGTGGCCGCGCTGATGCTTTCGGTCAACCCCGGCCTGCGCGGGCATCCGGATCGCATCGCCGCGATCCTGCGCGCGACCGCCGTCCCGCTGACGACGACCAGCCAGGTCTGCGGGGGCATCGCCTCGACCACGTTCCCCAATCCGGTGCAGGGCTTCGGCGAGGTCGACGCCTGGGCGGCGGTGCGCCTGGCCGACACGGTCTTCGCCGACGGGTTCGAGACCGCGCGCTGA